One stretch of Prunus persica cultivar Lovell chromosome G1, Prunus_persica_NCBIv2, whole genome shotgun sequence DNA includes these proteins:
- the LOC18794036 gene encoding potassium transporter 5, which produces MAEKVVSLREGEAELTNQHLKERKASWAKLRRVDSLSLEAGRVSTTRSHGSQVSWQRTLSLAFQSIGIVYGDIGTSPLYVFSSTFTDGIDNVDDILGVLSLIIYTIALVPMLKYVFIVLWANDNGDGGTFALYSLMCRYAKVSLIPNNQPEDRELSNYKLETPSNELKRAQTIKKKLENSKMAQYVLFLVTIMGTSMVIGDGVLTPCISVLSAVSGIKSLGTDAVVGISIVILIVLFAAQRFGTDKVGYTFAPIILLWFLLISGIGLYNLFKHDVGVLRAFNPKYIIDFFKRNGKKGWVSLGGVFLCITGTEAMFADLGHFNVKAIQISFSCITFPALITAYSGQAAFLRKFPGKVEHTFYDSIPDPLYWPTFVIAVAAAIIASQAMISGAFSIISQSLSLGCFPRVKVVHTSAKYEGQVYIPEINYLLMVACVIVTAAFKTTGKIGNAYGIAVVSVMVITTCLLTLIMLVIWKTSIWLIALFFVVFISIEVVYSSAVLYKFAQGGFLPLVFASLLMAIMGIWHYVHKQKYMFELNNKVSTEYMKQLACNPNINRVPGIGLLYSELVQGIPPIFSHFVNNVPSIHSVIVIVSIKPIPFSKVALEERFLFRQLEPREYRMFRCVARYGYNDRVEEPEEFERQLVENLKEFIRHEVHEHFVLDGGVTEKTEEARKDGESFNGEESAQQVNPPRVSTGSIQSFNAARSVNSSSRIVSAPIKGAEEEIQFVQGAMKDGIVYLLGETEVLAAQNSSLFKKFVVNYAYDFLRKNFRQGEQVMAIPRTRLLKVGMTYEI; this is translated from the exons atggCAGAGAAAGTGGTGAGCCTGAGAGAAGGGGAGGCAGAGTTAACGAACCAGCACCTGAAGGAGAGAAAGGCGTCATGGGCTAAGTTGCGCCGCGTGGACTCTCTCAGTTTAGAGGCTGGAAGAGTTTCCACGACCCGGAGCCATGGCTCACAG GTAAGTTGGCAAAGAACGTTGAGTTTGGCCTTTCAGAGCATAGGGATTGTGTATGGGGACATAGGGACGTCTCCACTCTATGTGTTTTCGAGCACTTTCACAGATGGTATTGACAACGTCGATGACATTCTAGGGGTATTGTCTCTCATCATCTATACCATAGCTCTCGTGCCCATGCTCAAGTATGTCTTCATCGTCCTCTGGGCCAACGATAACGGCGATG GGGGAACGTTTGCACTGTATTCATTGATGTGTCGGTATGCGAAGGTGAGCTTAATTCCGAATAACCAGCCAGAAGATAGGGAGCTATCCAACTACAAACTGGAAACACCATCCAACGAGTTAAAACGAGCCCAAACCATCAAGAAGAAGTTGGAGAATAGTAAGATGGCACAATACGTTCTTTTCCTTGTGACCATTATGGGAACTTCCATGGTCATTGGAGATGGGGTTCTTACTCCATGCATTTCAG TCCTTTCTGCAGTGAGCGGGATTAAGTCTTTAGGCACAg ATGCTGTTGTGGGGATTTCCATAGTAATCTTGATCGTTCTCTTTGCTGCTCAACGATTTGGGACTGATAAAGTGGGCTACACCTTTGCACCCATCATTCTGCTGTGGTTCTTGCTCATCAGCGGCATTGGTCTCTACAACTTGTTCAAACATGacgttggtgtattgcgtgcTTTCAACCCAAAATACATCATAGATTTCTTCAAAAGAAATGGGAAAAAAGGATGGGTTTCCCTTGGGGGAGTTTTCCTCTGCATTACTG GGACTGAGGCCATGTTTGCTGATTTGGGTCACTTCAATGTCAAAGCAATCCAA ATCAGTTTCTCTTGCATCACATTTCCTGCATTAATAACTGCATATAGTGGGCAAGCAGCATTCCTCAGAAAGTTCCCAGGGAAGGTGGAGCACACATTCTATGACTCAATACCAG ACCCTTTGTATTGGCCAACTTTCGTCATTGCCGTAGCTGCTGCTATTATTGCCAGTCAGGCTATGATATCTGGGGCATTTTCAATCATCTCCCAGTCCCTAAGTTTGGGTTGTTTCCCGAGAGTTAAGGTTGTTCATACCTCTGCCAAGTATGAGGGTCAGGTGTACATACCTGAGATCAACTACCTGCTTATGGTTGCTTGTGTTATAGTCACTGCAGCATTCAAGACCACCGGAAAGATTGGCAACGCATATG GAATTGCTGTGGTTAGTGTTATGGTCATCACAACATGTTTGCTTACTCTCATTATGTTGGTGATATGGAAGACGAGCATATGGTTGATTGCTCTGTTCTTTGTGGTGTTCATCTCCATCGAGGTGGTTTATTCATCCGCCGTGCTGTACAAATTTGCGCAAGGCGGTTTCCTTCCTCTGGTCTTTGCTTCTCTCCTTATGGCAATCATGGGGATTTGGCATTATGTgcacaaacaaaaatacatgTTTGAGCTCAACAACAAGGTTTCCACAGAATACATGAAACAATTGGCCTGTAACCCCAACATAAATAGGGTGCCAGGCATTGGACTTCTATATTCTGAGCTTGTGCAGGGAATTCCCCCTATATTTTCTCACTTTGTCAACAATGTACCCTCCATCCACTCTGTTATAGTGATTGTCTCCATCAAGCCTATCCCATTCAGCAAAGTTGCATTGGAGGAGAGGTTTCTGTTTCGACAGTTGGAGCCAAGAGAGTACAGAATGTTCCGCTGTGTAGCAAGGTATGGTTACAATGACAGAGTTGAGGAACCTGAAGAGTTCGAGCGCCAACTGGTTGAGAACTTGAAAGAATTCATCCGCCACGAAGTTCACGAACACTTCGTACTTGATGGAGGAGTGACAGAGAAGACAGAGGAGGCAAGGAAAGATGGGGAGTCATTCAATGGTGAAGAATCAGCACAACAAGTTAACCCGCCTCGGGTCTCAACAGGGTCCATTCAGTCATTCAATGCTGCGAGGTCGGTGAACTCATCCAGCAGAATTGTCTCTGCACCCATCAAAGGAGCTGAGGAGGAAATTCAGTTTGTGCAAGGAGCTATGAAGGACGGCATAGTTTATCTGCTGGGAGAGACAGAAGTGTTGGCCGCACAGAACTCGTCATTGTTCAAGAAGTTTGTTGTCAACTATGCCTACGATTTCTTGAGGAAAAACTTCAGGCAAGGGGAACAAGTCATGGCAATCCCAAGGACTAGGCTTCTCAAAGTTGGAATGACGTATGAGATATGA